The following nucleotide sequence is from Nocardioides daedukensis.
ACAGTCGTCTACGAGCAGACGCACCTGGACCGCCTGGAGTCCGAATCGGTGCAGATCTTCCGCGAGGTGGCAGCGACCGAGGAGAAGCCCGGTCTGCTGTTCTCCGGCGGCAAGGACTCCGTGGTCATGCTGCACCTGGCCATGAAGGCGTTCTGGCCCGCCCAGATGCCGTTCCCGGTGATGCACGTCGACACCGGCCAGAACTTCGACGAGGTCCTCGACTTCCGCGACCGCACGGTCGAGCAGCACGGGCTGCGGCTCATCGTCGCCAGCGTCCAGGACGACATCGACGCCGGGCGCTCCCACGAGGACCACGCCGGCGCCCCCCGCAACCGCCTCCAGACGGCCACCCTCCTGCGCGGCATCGTGGAGAACGGCTTCGGTGCCGTCTTCGGCGGCGCCCGCCGGGACGAGGAGAAGGCCCGGGCCAAGGAGCGGGTCTTCTCGTTCCGTGACGAGTTCGGCCAGTGGGATCCGCGCAATCAGCGACCCGAGCTGTGGAGCCTCTACAACGGCCGCCACCGCAAGGGCGAGAACATCCGGGTCTTCCCGCTCTCCAACTGGACCGAGCTGGACATCTGGTCCTACATCGAGCGGGAGGGCATCGAGCTCCCGCAGATGTACTACGCCCGCAAGCGCACCGTCGTCGAGCGCGACGGGATGTTGCTCGAGGTCAACCGGTTCGTCGAGCCGCTGCCCGGCGAGGTCCCGTTCGAGGCGATGACCCGCTTCCGCACCGTCGGCGACGCCACGTGCACCGGGTGCGTCGAGTCCGATGCCGCCACGCCCGCCGACGTGGTCGCCGAGGTCGCCGCCGCCCGGGTGACCGAGCGCGGCGCCACCAGGGCGGACGACCGGGTCTCCGAGGCCGGCATGGAAGACCGCAAGAAGGAAGGCTATTTCTGATGAGCAAGCTCCTGCGCATTGCCACCGCCGGCTCCGTCGACGACGGGAAGTCCACCCTGATCGGGCGGCTCCTCCATGACTCGAAGGCGATCTTCTCCGACCAGCTGGAAGCGGTCACCGTCTCGAGCAGGGCCCGCGGGTCCGACCAACCCGACCTCGCCCTGCTCACCGACGGCCTGCGCGCCGAGCGGGAGCAGGGGATCACAATCGACGTGGCCTACCGCTACTTCGCGACTCCCCGGCGCAAGTTCATCATCGCCGACACCCCGGGGCACCTGCAGTACACCCGCAACATGGTCACCGGTGCCTCGACGGCCGACGTGGCGATCATCCTGATCGACGCCCGGCACGGCGTGATCGAGCAGTCCCGTCGACATGCCTTCCTGGCCACCCTGCTGGCGATCCCGCACCTGGTGGTCTGCATCAACAAGATGGACCTCGTCGACTTCTCCCAGGAGGTCTATGAGGGGATCCGGACCGAGTTCGAGCAGTTCGCGGCCAAGCTGGAGGTCGGCGACCTGTCCTTCATCCCGATCAGCGCACTCACGGGCGACAACGTGGTCACCCGCAGCGAGGCGATGCCCTGGTACGCCGCCGCGCCGCTCCTCGACCAGCTCGAGAACCTGCACATCGCCTCCGACCGCAACCTCATCGACGTACGCCTTCCCGTGCAGTGCGTCATCCGCCCGCACCAGTCGCGCGACACCACGCTGCACGACTTCCGTGGCTATGCCGGCACGCTGGCCGGCGGCGTGATCACGGTGGGCGACGAGGTGACGGTGCTGCCGGTGGGCCGCACCACCACGGTCTCCGCGGTCTGGGGGCCCGGCGGCACGGCGCTGGACCAGGCGTTCGCCGGCCAGGCCGTCACGGTCGAGCTCGCCGACGACATCGACATCTCGCGCGGCGACCTGATCTGCCGCCCGCAGAACCGGCCCTTCGTCGGGCAGGACATCGACGCGATGGTCTGCTGGCTCACCGAGGAGTCGACCCTCGACCCCTCGCGCCGCTACACGCTCCAGCACACGACCCGGTCGACCCGCGCGACGGTCGAGACGGTGGACTATCGCCTCGACGTCAACACGCTGCACCGGGACACCGCCGCCGACTCTCTCGGGCTCAACGAGATCGGCCGCATCACGCTGCGCACCCAGCAGCCGCTGCTCTTCGACTCCTACCGCCGCAGCAGGGAGACCGGCTCCTTCATCCTGATCGACGAGACCACGAACAGCACCGTCGCAGCGGGGATGATCACCGGCCCCACGCTGCAGGACGACAACATCGTCTGGCAGGACGGGGCGGTCGAGCGTGGAGACCGGCCGGCGCCGTCGACCGGGGCGGGGATGACACTGTGGCTCACCGGTCTCTCCGGATCCGGGAAGTCCACGATCGCGGTCGAGACCGAGCGGCTCCTGACCAAGCGCGGTCGGGCGGCCTACCTCCTCGACGGTGACAACCTGAGGCACGGCCTCAACGCCGACCTGGGGTTCTCGGTCGCCGACCGCGCCGAGAACGTACGTCGTACGGGCGAGGTGGCCAGGATCCTGGCCGACTCCGGACAGGTGGCCATCGTCGCGCTCGTCTCGCCCGACGGTGCCGCCCGGGAGCGGGTGCGCCGGGCCCACGAGGCGGCAGGACTCCGCTTCGTGGAGGTCTTCGTCGACACCCCGCTCGAGGTCTGCGAACGCCGCGATCCCAAGGGACTCCATGCCCGCGCCCGCGCCGGCGAGATCACCGACTTCACCGGGGTGGACGCGCCGTACAACGTCCCGGCGAACCCCGAGGTGCGGCTCCCGGCCGGCGACGGATCGGTGGAGGAGCTGGCCCGTCGGCTCGTGGCGGTCGTCCATGAGGTCTGAGACGCAGCCGAGGAAGGGCGCTCCGGTCCCGCCGGCCGGGGCGCTGGCCGACGATCACGCGTTCGCGGCGTGGGCGGCGACCGTGGCCGGCGAGGCGCTCCTCGAGCTCCGTGGCTCGGGCCTCGAGGGCACTGAGCTCAAGGACGCCGGTGACCTGGCCTCGCACGAGCTGCTGATGGAGCTCCTCGCCACTCACGCACCCGATGACTCCGTGCTCTCCGAGGAGGAGCACCGGGGGACGAGGAGCCTCCACTCACGACTCACCTCCAGCAGGGTCTGGATCATCGATCCGGTCGACGGCACGAGGGAGTTCTCCGAGCCGCCGCGCGACGACTGGGCCGTCCACGTCGCCCTGTGGCAGGACGGGGAGCTCGTCGCGGGAGCCGTGGCACAGCCCGGCCTGGGCCAGACCTTCCACACCGGCGAGCCACCCGTCGTCCCGGTGTCCACGGCGCTCCAGCCGCGGATCGCGGTCTCGCGCACCCGGCCCCCGGCGTTCATCGACACGCTGGCCCAAGAACTCGGTGCCCTGCTGGTGCCGATGGGCTCGGCCGGGGCAAAGGTCGTCTCGGTGGCACGGGGCCTCACGGACGCCTACGTGCACGCCGGCGGCCAGTTCGAGTGGGACTCCGCGGCCCCGGTCGCGGTCGCCCGCAGCGCGGGGCTGCACGCCAGCCGGATCGACGGCTCGCCCCTGCTCTACAACCAGGCCGACGTGATGCTGCCCGACCTGGTCGTGTGCCGACCCGAGCTCGCCGACCCGATCCTCGCCTTCCTGGCATCCCACCCGACCGACTGAAGGAGACGACCATGACCGACGACTGGACCCGCAGCCTCCGCGACGCGATCGCCGAGGCCGAGTCACTCATCGCGAACCCGCCGTTCGACATCACCGAGCAGGAGCGCGCCGAGGGCTACGACTATCTGGCCGGCAGCATCCGTGCCTCCCTGCAGGCGGCGTTCGACTATGACCTGGTCCACCCCGTGCTGATGAACGGGACCCACCAATACTCCCGCCAGGGTCTCGACAACCCCGACGCGATCTACTTCAACGCCTATCTCGACGCCGACGGGACCTATGAGGTCTCCGGGGTGCGGGGGACCACGGCAGACCTCTCCTTCCAGCTGATGGACGGCAACTACACCGCCTCCGAGACGCCGACGACGTTGGCGGCCTTCGACGACCGTGAGCTCGACATCGCCGACGACGGCAGCTTCTCCTGGCGCTTCGGCCCGGAGATCGGTCTGAGCAAGGGGACCAACCTGATCATCCGCGAGGTCTACAGCGACTGGGTGGAGGAGCGGCGCGGCACGATCCGGATCCAGCGGCTGGACACCGCCGGCATTCCCCGTGCCGCGCTCTCGCGGACAAGCGTCGCGAAGCGGTACGACGTCGCGGCGAAGGCGCTCACCGGTCGGATCAGGACCTGGTTCGAGTTCCCGAAGTGGTTCACCTACACCCAGCCGGTGAACACCTTCAGCACGCCGAGGTCGACGCCGGGCGGCCTGGCCAGCCAGTACTCATCACTGGGCCACTACGACCTCACCGACGACCAGGCGCTGGTCGTCACGGTCCCGGTCTGCGAGGCGGCCGGTTATCAGGCGATCCAGATCGGCTCGAAGTGGTATGTCTCCACCGACTATGAGCACCGCCAGTCCTCGCTGACCGCGGCTCAGTCGCAGGCCGACCCGGACGGCATGTTCCGCTATGTCATCTCGACGCGGAACCCGGGGATCGTGAACTGGCTGGACACGACCGACCACCGGACCGGCACCGCCATGATGCGCTGGCAGCGCGTCGAGCGCCCACTGACCGACCAGGACGGGCCGAGCGTCGAGCTGGTCACCTTCGACGACCTCGCCGAGCATCTGCCCTTCCACGACCACAACCAGATCACGCCGCGGCAGTATGCCGAGCGGATCGCGGACCGGCAGGTCGGCGTCGCGCAGCGGATGATCTCGTGAACCCTGAGGAGAACAGCACCATGAGCCACAACGTGATGAACCGTGAGCGCACCGAGGTCGGCAGTTATGAGGAGATCGCCGCGGCCGCCGTACGCTCGACCGGGCTGTCCGACTTCGGGGACGGCGCCCACGAGGAGGGGCTCCGGGTGATCGTCGAGGACCTCAACTCGCCCGAGGCGGGCCTCACCCCGCGGGGTCGTGCCTTCCAGCGGGCCGAGATCAAGAGCGCGCTCACCGGCGTCCTGCTCACCCAGGCCGCGTTCGCCGCCCACCCGGAGCACGAGGACGTGGTGGTCGAGCGGCCGATCTTCCTCCTGGGCCTGCCGCGCACCGGCACCACGATCCTGCACCGGTTGCTGCACGCGGACCCGGGTGCACAGGGCTTGGAGATGTGGCTGACCCAGTTTCCGCAGCCACGGCCACCGAGGGAGACGTGGGAGTCCGACCCGCGGTTCGCGGCGATGCAACGTGCCCTGGCTGCCCACCATGCCGAGTCGCCCGACTTCATGGGCATCCACTACATGGATGCGACGACGGTCG
It contains:
- the cysC gene encoding adenylyl-sulfate kinase, whose translation is MSKLLRIATAGSVDDGKSTLIGRLLHDSKAIFSDQLEAVTVSSRARGSDQPDLALLTDGLRAEREQGITIDVAYRYFATPRRKFIIADTPGHLQYTRNMVTGASTADVAIILIDARHGVIEQSRRHAFLATLLAIPHLVVCINKMDLVDFSQEVYEGIRTEFEQFAAKLEVGDLSFIPISALTGDNVVTRSEAMPWYAAAPLLDQLENLHIASDRNLIDVRLPVQCVIRPHQSRDTTLHDFRGYAGTLAGGVITVGDEVTVLPVGRTTTVSAVWGPGGTALDQAFAGQAVTVELADDIDISRGDLICRPQNRPFVGQDIDAMVCWLTEESTLDPSRRYTLQHTTRSTRATVETVDYRLDVNTLHRDTAADSLGLNEIGRITLRTQQPLLFDSYRRSRETGSFILIDETTNSTVAAGMITGPTLQDDNIVWQDGAVERGDRPAPSTGAGMTLWLTGLSGSGKSTIAVETERLLTKRGRAAYLLDGDNLRHGLNADLGFSVADRAENVRRTGEVARILADSGQVAIVALVSPDGAARERVRRAHEAAGLRFVEVFVDTPLEVCERRDPKGLHARARAGEITDFTGVDAPYNVPANPEVRLPAGDGSVEELARRLVAVVHEV
- the cysD gene encoding sulfate adenylyltransferase subunit CysD, with translation MTVVYEQTHLDRLESESVQIFREVAATEEKPGLLFSGGKDSVVMLHLAMKAFWPAQMPFPVMHVDTGQNFDEVLDFRDRTVEQHGLRLIVASVQDDIDAGRSHEDHAGAPRNRLQTATLLRGIVENGFGAVFGGARRDEEKARAKERVFSFRDEFGQWDPRNQRPELWSLYNGRHRKGENIRVFPLSNWTELDIWSYIEREGIELPQMYYARKRTVVERDGMLLEVNRFVEPLPGEVPFEAMTRFRTVGDATCTGCVESDAATPADVVAEVAAARVTERGATRADDRVSEAGMEDRKKEGYF
- a CDS encoding 3'(2'),5'-bisphosphate nucleotidase CysQ, whose product is MRSETQPRKGAPVPPAGALADDHAFAAWAATVAGEALLELRGSGLEGTELKDAGDLASHELLMELLATHAPDDSVLSEEEHRGTRSLHSRLTSSRVWIIDPVDGTREFSEPPRDDWAVHVALWQDGELVAGAVAQPGLGQTFHTGEPPVVPVSTALQPRIAVSRTRPPAFIDTLAQELGALLVPMGSAGAKVVSVARGLTDAYVHAGGQFEWDSAAPVAVARSAGLHASRIDGSPLLYNQADVMLPDLVVCRPELADPILAFLASHPTD